One stretch of Agelaius phoeniceus isolate bAgePho1 chromosome W unlocalized genomic scaffold, bAgePho1.hap1 SUPER_W_unloc_2, whole genome shotgun sequence DNA includes these proteins:
- the LOC129132365 gene encoding olfactory receptor 14J1-like, whose product MSNSSSIRHFLLLALADTRQLQLLHFCLLLGISLAALLGNGLIISAVACSHHLHTPMFFFLLNLALADLGSICTTVPKAMHNSLWDTRIISYSGCAAQLFLIFFFLSAELYLLTIMCYDRYVSICKPLHYGTLLGSRACAHMAAAAWASAFLNALMHTANTFSLPLCHGNALGQFFCEIPQILKLSCSKSHLRSLTLFAVSACLSFGCFVFIVFSYVQIFRAVLRIPSEQGRHKAFSTCLPHLAVVSLFVATGMFSYLKPPSMSSPSMDLALSVLYSVVPPTLNPLIYSLRNQELKAAVRRLMT is encoded by the coding sequence ATGtcgaacagcagctccatcaggcacttcctcctgctggcattggcagacacacggcagctgcagcttctgcacttctgcctcttgctgggcatctccctggctgccctcctgggcaacggcctcatcatcagcgccgtagcctgcagccaccacctgcacacgcccatgttcttcttcctgctcaacctggccctcgctgacctgggctccatctgcaccactgtccccaaagccatgcacaattccctctgggacaccaggatcATCTCCTActcaggatgtgctgctcagctctttttgattttcttcttcctgtcagcagagctttatctgctgaccatcatgtgctacgaccgctacgtgtccatctgcaaacccctgcactacgggacccttctgggcagcagagcttgtgcccacatggcagcagctgcctgggccagtgcctttctcaatgctctcatgcacacggccaatacattttccctgcccctgtgccatggcaatgccctgggccagttcttctgtgaaatcccacagatcctcaagctctcctgctctaAATCCCACCTCAGGAGTCTAACGCTTTTTGCTGTTAGTGCCTGTTTatcatttggctgttttgtgttcattgttttctcctatgtgcagatcttcagggctgtgctgaggatcccctctgagcagggacggcacaaagccttttccacctgtctccctcacctggctgtggtctccctgtttgTCGCCACAGGCATGTtttcctacctgaagcccccctccatgtcctccccatccatggatctggccctgtcagttctgtactcggtagTGCCTCCaaccctgaaccccctcatctacagcctgaggaaccaggagctcaaggctgcagtgaggagactgATGACTTGA